The Acetivibrio saccincola genome window below encodes:
- the radA gene encoding DNA repair protein RadA: protein MPKKKTFFICQNCGYESRGWLGKCPGCSQWNTFTEEIQQLAGKKSRDAVLSDVKLVNINDVQIEKEDRYKTGIKEMDRVLGGGIVKGSLILVGGDPGIGKSTLILQICDKIKENPKIIYISGEESIKQIKIRADRLGVSNSNLLMVSETNFNIVQSLCEREKPNLLIVDSIQTMFNEELSAAPGSISQVRDITAGLMRIAKSMNIAIIIVGHVTKEGSIAGPRVLEHMVDTVLYFEGERHLSYRILRAVKNRFGSTNEIGIFEMKDVGLVEVDNPSKIMISGRPENVPGSVVVSSLEGTRPMLIEIQALVCPTSFGMPRRMATGVDYNRITLLMAVLEKRVGMQLHNFDAYVNVAGGLKIDEPACDLGIVTAIASSFRNVPVDINTVLIGEVGLTGEVRAVNQVDKRVMEAMRIGFKRCIVPLGNVEVIKNMKEVNNIDIVGVGNVQEALGIALQ, encoded by the coding sequence ATGCCGAAGAAAAAAACATTTTTTATTTGTCAAAATTGTGGCTACGAATCAAGAGGATGGCTGGGTAAATGTCCAGGTTGCAGTCAATGGAATACATTTACAGAAGAAATACAGCAGCTGGCGGGTAAAAAAAGTCGGGACGCTGTTTTATCTGATGTAAAGCTTGTAAATATAAATGATGTCCAAATAGAAAAGGAAGACAGGTATAAAACAGGCATAAAAGAGATGGACAGGGTGCTTGGCGGCGGGATAGTAAAAGGTTCTCTTATACTTGTAGGAGGGGACCCGGGCATAGGGAAATCAACACTTATTTTACAAATATGCGATAAAATAAAAGAAAACCCAAAAATTATATATATTTCCGGTGAGGAATCTATAAAGCAAATTAAGATAAGAGCCGATAGATTAGGTGTAAGCAATTCAAATCTGTTGATGGTATCAGAAACCAATTTTAATATAGTTCAATCTTTGTGCGAGAGAGAAAAGCCAAATTTACTGATTGTTGATTCAATACAGACTATGTTTAATGAAGAATTATCAGCAGCGCCAGGGAGTATAAGCCAGGTCAGGGATATTACTGCAGGTCTTATGAGAATTGCCAAAAGCATGAATATAGCAATAATTATTGTCGGTCATGTGACTAAAGAAGGTTCTATTGCAGGTCCAAGGGTACTAGAGCATATGGTGGACACGGTGTTGTACTTTGAAGGGGAGAGGCATTTAAGCTACAGGATTTTGAGGGCTGTAAAAAACAGATTTGGTTCTACAAATGAAATTGGGATATTTGAGATGAAAGATGTGGGACTTGTAGAGGTAGATAACCCGTCAAAGATTATGATCTCCGGGAGACCAGAAAATGTGCCTGGATCAGTTGTAGTATCCAGTTTAGAGGGAACACGTCCTATGCTCATTGAAATACAGGCTCTTGTGTGTCCAACAAGTTTTGGGATGCCGAGGAGAATGGCCACAGGTGTTGACTACAACAGAATTACTTTATTAATGGCAGTTCTAGAAAAAAGAGTAGGCATGCAACTTCACAATTTTGATGCATATGTTAATGTTGCAGGAGGACTTAAAATTGACGAGCCGGCGTGTGATTTGGGAATTGTTACAGCCATAGCTTCTAGTTTTAGAAATGTTCCTGTGGATATAAACACAGTTTTAATAGGGGAAGTGGGGTTGACAGGTGAAGTCAGGGCTGTTAACCAAGTGGATAAAAGAGTAATGGAGGCTATGAGAATAGGTTTTAAAAGATGTATAGTTCCTTTAGGAAATGTAGAAGTTATTAAGAATATGAAAGAAGTTAATAATATAGATATTGTAGGAGTGGGGAATGTACAGGAAGCATTGGGAATAGCTTTACAATAA
- a CDS encoding nucleoside triphosphate pyrophosphohydrolase family protein — protein sequence MKDIMVDKFQFTVGELLIRNKSILDLITKFQDSNARVNRSIVKSITQCGCLKVNAEKQVSYIDADFEKLRDLMNTHLEGELCENCRDYIKKDIGRNLFYLASICNTLDLNLYDIIIKELDRVKMLGKYNLR from the coding sequence TTGAAGGACATAATGGTAGATAAATTTCAATTCACCGTTGGAGAACTTTTAATACGAAATAAGAGTATTCTGGATCTTATTACTAAATTTCAAGATTCAAATGCAAGAGTTAACCGCAGCATTGTTAAATCCATTACTCAGTGCGGCTGTTTGAAAGTCAATGCTGAAAAACAAGTCAGCTACATAGATGCCGACTTTGAAAAATTGCGGGATTTAATGAATACTCATTTAGAAGGGGAACTCTGTGAAAACTGCAGGGACTATATTAAAAAGGATATTGGAAGAAACCTGTTTTACTTAGCTTCAATATGTAACACTCTTGATTTAAACTTGTACGATATCATAATAAAAGAGCTTGACAGGGTAAAGATGCTGGGAAAATATAATTTAAGATAA
- a CDS encoding metallophosphoesterase, translating to MKRLGIVFFIIFVFSLYGGANYYVGKKIYQGLSYFSRNINVKIYTIVFALIALSVFIATLPMPLETKRIISWVSYHWMGVFVYLLLFFLLSDLVLFLGKLLKIITAPTPENIAFYRSIAVILLTAGVVGYGIYNAGQIKHTSYNIQIEKTSFEGEFKIVLISDLHLGSIKSEKLLHDIVHGINSLKPDIVCIAGDIFNDNYNLIRNPERAEEFLRSIEATYGVYAVLGNHDAGKTLDKMMEFLEKSNVKLLNDEYVVIDDRMVLVGRLDPSPIGGYGGLKRKSNISDILASVDTNMPVIVIDHTPSNIQQYGREIDLVLSGHTHKGQLFPFNFITNAIFTVDYGHYQEDASSPHFIVTSGVSTWGPPMRVGTNNEIVSILLH from the coding sequence ATGAAGCGGTTAGGGATTGTTTTCTTTATCATATTTGTGTTTTCTCTTTACGGAGGGGCAAATTATTATGTAGGGAAAAAGATATACCAAGGGCTTAGTTATTTTTCCAGAAATATAAATGTAAAAATCTACACAATAGTGTTTGCATTAATAGCCCTATCTGTCTTTATTGCCACTTTACCAATGCCTTTAGAAACCAAAAGAATAATAAGCTGGGTAAGCTACCATTGGATGGGTGTATTTGTTTACCTCTTATTATTTTTTCTTTTGTCTGATTTAGTTTTATTTTTAGGAAAGTTATTAAAAATAATTACGGCTCCCACACCGGAGAATATTGCCTTTTACAGAAGTATAGCAGTAATTTTATTGACAGCCGGGGTGGTGGGTTATGGTATATATAATGCAGGTCAGATTAAGCACACTTCCTATAATATCCAAATAGAAAAAACTTCATTTGAAGGAGAATTTAAAATAGTCCTGATAAGCGACTTGCATTTAGGAAGTATAAAATCTGAAAAGCTCCTTCATGATATAGTCCATGGTATCAATAGTTTAAAACCTGATATTGTATGTATAGCAGGGGATATTTTTAATGATAATTATAATCTTATACGCAATCCGGAAAGAGCAGAGGAGTTTTTAAGAAGTATAGAAGCTACATATGGTGTTTATGCAGTTTTAGGCAATCATGATGCAGGTAAAACCCTTGACAAAATGATGGAATTTCTTGAAAAGAGCAATGTAAAGCTTCTTAATGATGAATATGTGGTTATTGATGACCGGATGGTTTTGGTGGGAAGGCTGGATCCGTCACCAATTGGAGGCTATGGTGGCTTAAAGAGAAAAAGCAATATTTCTGATATACTAGCTTCAGTGGATACAAATATGCCCGTTATAGTTATAGATCACACTCCTTCAAACATACAGCAGTATGGCAGGGAGATTGATTTGGTGCTGTCCGGGCACACTCACAAAGGTCAGTTGTTTCCCTTTAACTTTATAACAAATGCCATATTTACCGTGGACTACGGCCATTACCAGGAGGATGCCAGCAGCCCGCATTTTATAGTAACTTCAGGTGTGTCCACCTGGGGACCGCCAATGCGTGTGGGTACCAATAATGAAATTGTAAGCATATTATTGCACTAA
- a CDS encoding chemotaxis protein CheX encodes MKAEYVNSFYKATKEVFQLLVDIEPKRGELKLVEELKNSKDANVKLGVKGDLKGAILFSFPKDMTLELVKIMSGMEMDKIDKFTTSALGEVANIIGGNAFIFLSEHNLSCDITPPEIFIGEYNPSPWEKEKALLLPLTTPIGEFDITINLKENN; translated from the coding sequence ATGAAAGCAGAATATGTAAATTCCTTTTATAAGGCAACGAAAGAGGTTTTTCAATTATTAGTTGATATAGAGCCTAAGAGGGGCGAATTAAAATTGGTGGAAGAACTTAAAAACAGCAAGGATGCAAATGTTAAGCTTGGGGTAAAGGGTGATTTAAAAGGAGCAATACTGTTTAGCTTCCCTAAAGATATGACTTTAGAATTGGTGAAAATCATGTCCGGAATGGAAATGGATAAAATAGATAAGTTTACAACTTCTGCTTTGGGTGAAGTAGCAAATATTATCGGAGGAAATGCATTTATTTTTTTATCTGAACACAATTTAAGCTGTGATATTACTCCTCCGGAAATTTTTATAGGTGAGTACAACCCTTCACCCTGGGAGAAGGAAAAGGCGTTGCTTTTACCGCTGACCACCCCAATTGGGGAATTTGATATTACCATTAATTTAAAAGAAAATAATTAA
- a CDS encoding bacteriohemerythrin, producing MMWKEKYKIGVEHIDKQHEELFRRVSEFTKVIRSEEDWDARVDKVKETMIFMKDYVIDHFNEEEIYQEQINYPDIETHREAHAKFREGINNYVKIFEEEGFTEEKIQEFGGKLMAWLIMHVGNMDQKIGEYVRSKGGKV from the coding sequence ATGATGTGGAAAGAAAAGTACAAAATAGGTGTAGAGCATATTGATAAGCAGCATGAAGAACTTTTCAGACGGGTTTCAGAGTTTACCAAGGTTATCAGAAGTGAAGAAGACTGGGATGCCAGAGTTGATAAAGTAAAAGAGACAATGATTTTTATGAAGGATTATGTAATTGACCATTTCAATGAAGAAGAGATTTATCAGGAACAAATTAATTATCCGGACATTGAAACTCACAGAGAGGCACATGCTAAATTCAGGGAAGGCATAAATAATTACGTTAAAATATTTGAAGAAGAGGGCTTTACTGAGGAAAAGATACAGGAATTTGGGGGAAAGCTTATGGCCTGGCTTATTATGCATGTTGGAAACATGGATCAGAAAATTGGAGAATATGTAAGAAGCAAAGGAGGAAAAGTATAA
- the disA gene encoding DNA integrity scanning diadenylate cyclase DisA, with amino-acid sequence MVDNVKDEKFLELLKMIAPGTALREGLENILKARTGALIVIGDSPEIMSLIDGGFFINKEYSPAHLYELAKMDGAIVLSRDLKKLLYANTLLIPDPKISTDETGTRHKAAHRVAKQTGETVISISQRRNVITIYKGSIKYILKDVSVILNKANQAMQTLEKYKTVLETAVNNLSALEFENIVTLNDVAFVIQRTEMVLRVASEIERYICELGNEGRLISMQLEELLDNIENDEILIIEDYMEGENMSSKEIQKNLRSLSFDELMEIEKICKLLGYNGDYEALETTISPRGYRLLSKIPKVPVTVTRNLVDRFLNFQGILNASIEELDDVEGIGEIRARLIKEGLRRIQGQLFLNVKKI; translated from the coding sequence ATGGTAGATAATGTAAAAGATGAAAAATTTCTCGAATTGTTAAAAATGATTGCTCCAGGGACAGCATTAAGGGAGGGGTTGGAAAATATTCTAAAAGCCAGGACCGGTGCCTTGATAGTTATAGGGGATTCACCGGAAATAATGAGTCTTATAGATGGTGGTTTTTTCATTAATAAAGAATATTCACCGGCCCATTTGTATGAACTTGCAAAAATGGATGGTGCCATAGTACTGAGCAGGGATTTAAAAAAACTTCTATATGCAAATACACTTCTCATTCCTGATCCTAAAATATCCACCGATGAAACGGGAACAAGGCATAAAGCAGCACACAGGGTGGCAAAACAGACAGGTGAGACTGTTATAAGCATATCCCAGAGAAGGAATGTTATCACAATTTACAAAGGGTCTATAAAATATATTTTAAAAGATGTATCAGTTATTTTAAACAAAGCAAATCAGGCCATGCAGACACTGGAAAAATATAAAACGGTTTTAGAAACAGCTGTTAATAATTTAAGTGCCCTTGAATTTGAAAATATTGTGACACTAAATGATGTTGCTTTTGTAATTCAGAGGACAGAAATGGTGCTTAGAGTTGCTTCTGAAATTGAAAGATATATCTGTGAATTAGGAAATGAAGGAAGACTTATAAGTATGCAGCTGGAGGAGTTATTGGACAATATTGAAAATGATGAAATATTAATAATTGAAGACTATATGGAAGGGGAAAATATGTCTTCAAAAGAAATTCAAAAAAATTTAAGGTCACTTTCTTTTGATGAACTTATGGAAATTGAAAAAATATGCAAACTTCTAGGCTATAACGGCGATTATGAAGCCCTTGAGACAACTATATCTCCTAGAGGGTACAGACTGCTTAGTAAAATTCCTAAAGTACCTGTGACGGTTACAAGAAATCTTGTTGATAGATTTTTAAATTTTCAAGGAATATTAAATGCCTCCATTGAAGAACTAGACGATGTTGAAGGAATTGGAGAAATAAGGGCAAGACTAATTAAAGAGGGTCTAAGAAGAATCCAGGGTCAGCTGTTTTTAAACGTTAAAAAAATATAA
- a CDS encoding NAD(P)/FAD-dependent oxidoreductase, with protein MNFSKSLSPIKIGAVELKNRYIVPAMGSHLGEPDGQVSQRTIDYYVARAKGGYGLIVTEFTCVDPVGMALPGQLGIWDDSFIEGHKRLTQEVHKNGGVIFSQLHHAGRLSYSMVTGTQPVAPSSIASPVNKEIPRELSTEEVYQLIEKYVNAAVRAKEAGYDGVELHGAHQYMIAQFMSPYSNKRLDEFGGHFHNRMRFPTEIVKGIKEKCGKDFPVSVRISAEESEHDSWGVRQARKAAKMLEEAGADVISVSIGGAYGTTYKTLAPQALPPGFNASNSAFIKEVLNIPVIITGRIVDPYVAEDIISSGSADLVSLGRPSLADPEFPNKVKENRIDEIIPCVACLQRCSEAGGRDEWDTGVSCTYNPFTGKEGIMKFNPPEVKKKIAIIGAGPAGLETAWVAAKRGHSVTVFDKANVPGGQIALGARPPYKQELLKAVQTYMRLGKKYGVTYNFGVEANLETVKDFDEVVLATGGEPICPPFDGIEEAGAVQAIDVLAGKVVPGDRVIIIGGGQVGAETGEMLANQNRRVTIVEMKDAIAEEEHQDVRFLLIERLKKYGVNMLTKTKVKALSKDSVVVEREGAEERLSGFDTIVLAVGVKSYNPLEEIMKEAGKKTHVIGDANKPGDITDAIYAGAKLGLSI; from the coding sequence ATGAATTTTTCCAAATCCTTATCCCCCATAAAAATCGGGGCAGTAGAGTTAAAAAACCGTTATATAGTACCAGCTATGGGTTCCCACCTGGGAGAACCTGATGGACAAGTTTCCCAGCGTACAATTGATTACTATGTTGCCAGAGCCAAAGGAGGCTACGGGTTAATAGTTACGGAATTTACATGTGTAGACCCTGTAGGAATGGCTCTACCAGGTCAATTGGGAATTTGGGACGACTCTTTTATTGAAGGGCACAAAAGATTAACCCAGGAAGTTCATAAAAACGGCGGGGTGATTTTTTCCCAATTACACCATGCAGGGCGCCTCTCCTACTCCATGGTTACCGGTACACAGCCTGTTGCCCCATCTTCTATAGCAAGTCCTGTAAATAAGGAAATTCCCAGAGAACTAAGCACAGAAGAAGTTTATCAACTAATTGAAAAATATGTAAATGCAGCGGTTAGAGCAAAAGAAGCAGGGTACGATGGCGTGGAGCTTCATGGTGCACATCAATACATGATTGCACAATTTATGTCACCATATTCAAACAAACGCTTAGATGAATTTGGCGGGCATTTTCACAACCGCATGAGATTTCCTACGGAAATTGTAAAGGGAATCAAAGAAAAGTGCGGTAAGGACTTTCCGGTAAGTGTGAGAATCAGTGCAGAAGAGTCGGAGCATGACAGCTGGGGTGTAAGACAGGCCAGAAAAGCTGCTAAAATGCTGGAAGAAGCCGGAGCGGATGTAATTAGTGTCTCCATTGGCGGGGCATACGGGACAACTTATAAAACACTGGCTCCCCAGGCGTTGCCTCCAGGATTTAATGCTTCAAACTCAGCATTTATAAAAGAGGTTCTTAATATTCCCGTTATTATAACAGGAAGAATTGTAGATCCATATGTTGCAGAGGATATTATAAGTTCAGGTTCGGCAGACCTTGTGTCTTTAGGAAGACCTTCTTTGGCAGACCCTGAATTTCCAAACAAGGTAAAGGAAAACCGTATTGACGAGATAATTCCTTGTGTAGCCTGTCTTCAGAGATGTTCAGAAGCAGGCGGCAGGGATGAGTGGGATACCGGAGTATCCTGCACATACAATCCATTCACAGGAAAAGAGGGAATTATGAAATTCAACCCTCCGGAAGTGAAAAAGAAAATTGCCATTATAGGAGCAGGTCCTGCAGGACTTGAAACTGCCTGGGTGGCTGCAAAGCGGGGTCATTCTGTCACTGTTTTTGACAAAGCAAATGTACCCGGAGGGCAAATTGCACTTGGGGCAAGACCGCCGTATAAGCAGGAACTTTTAAAGGCTGTCCAGACTTATATGAGATTAGGGAAAAAATACGGTGTTACCTATAATTTTGGTGTAGAGGCAAATTTAGAAACCGTTAAAGATTTTGATGAAGTTGTGCTGGCTACAGGCGGAGAGCCAATTTGCCCGCCCTTTGACGGCATAGAAGAAGCAGGTGCCGTACAAGCAATTGATGTCCTTGCAGGAAAGGTAGTACCAGGGGACAGGGTAATTATCATCGGCGGCGGACAGGTAGGTGCAGAGACCGGAGAAATGCTTGCAAACCAAAACCGCCGGGTGACCATTGTGGAAATGAAAGATGCAATAGCTGAGGAAGAACACCAGGATGTACGTTTTCTGCTCATTGAGAGACTAAAAAAATACGGTGTAAATATGCTGACAAAAACAAAAGTAAAAGCCCTTTCCAAAGACAGTGTAGTTGTGGAAAGAGAAGGAGCTGAGGAAAGGTTAAGTGGATTTGACACTATAGTTTTGGCGGTAGGTGTAAAATCCTACAATCCTTTGGAAGAAATAATGAAGGAAGCTGGGAAGAAGACGCATGTTATAGGGGATGCCAACAAACCCGGCGACATTACCGATGCCATTTATGCGGGCGCCAAACTTGGACTTAGTATATAA
- a CDS encoding glycerophosphodiester phosphodiesterase family protein: MFFKSLNKFIILALFLGVVALSIGVYSNKKEIGNEKIPLDRLIAHAGGEIYGIRITNSMQALDNSYEKGFRFFELDFEWTSDGIPVILHDWGNANWFFNIKYSTEAHTYEKFKSLKPILGLKIMDLNDLSDWLKKHKDAYIITDVKSENIKLLQLLKDNYPDIKNQIIPQIHSFDEYDKVKNLGYSNIILTLYKLEATDEEILKFCKDTDLLAVTMYESKCMNQKVLRIYQKDFRK; encoded by the coding sequence ATGTTTTTTAAAAGTTTAAATAAATTTATTATATTGGCTTTGTTTTTAGGTGTTGTAGCACTTTCAATTGGTGTGTACTCAAATAAAAAAGAAATCGGAAATGAAAAAATACCTTTAGACAGGCTCATTGCCCATGCGGGAGGGGAAATTTACGGTATAAGGATTACCAATTCAATGCAGGCTCTTGATAATTCATATGAAAAGGGTTTCAGGTTTTTTGAATTGGATTTTGAATGGACTTCAGACGGTATTCCTGTAATACTCCATGATTGGGGAAATGCAAACTGGTTTTTTAACATAAAATATTCAACTGAAGCACACACTTATGAAAAGTTTAAAAGTCTAAAGCCTATATTGGGATTAAAGATAATGGATCTAAATGATCTCTCTGACTGGCTAAAAAAACATAAAGACGCCTACATAATCACCGATGTAAAGAGTGAAAATATAAAACTTTTGCAGCTTTTAAAAGATAATTATCCTGATATAAAAAATCAGATTATACCGCAAATACATTCTTTTGATGAATATGATAAAGTAAAAAATCTTGGCTATTCCAATATAATATTGACTCTTTATAAATTGGAAGCAACGGATGAAGAAATACTAAAGTTTTGCAAAGATACTGATTTGCTTGCAGTTACAATGTATGAATCAAAATGTATGAATCAAAAGGTTTTACGGATTTACCAAAAAGACTTTCGGAAATAG
- a CDS encoding tRNA 2-thiocytidine biosynthesis TtcA family protein, giving the protein MIENGDKIAVGVSGKDSITLLIALRRLQEFLNKKFSVEAVTLTLGIGKYNLDYIQELCNNLEINYTVEETLIGKIVFEVRKEKNPCSLCANMRRGALNNLARKLGCNKVALGHHRDDLMETLLLNILFEGKISTFSPVTYLSRMDLNVIRPLIYTKEEDIKEFINANNIISIKNPCQIDGLTKRQYIKNLLGEISKDNKYIKENIFGAIRRSKIEGWDI; this is encoded by the coding sequence ATGATAGAAAACGGTGATAAAATAGCCGTAGGCGTATCAGGAAAAGACAGCATTACTTTGCTTATAGCTTTAAGGCGTCTTCAGGAATTTTTAAATAAAAAATTTTCTGTAGAAGCAGTTACCCTTACACTAGGAATAGGTAAGTACAATTTGGATTATATACAAGAATTATGTAATAACCTTGAAATTAATTATACAGTAGAAGAAACTCTAATTGGAAAAATAGTTTTTGAAGTGAGAAAAGAAAAAAATCCTTGTTCCCTTTGTGCAAATATGAGAAGGGGGGCTTTAAATAATTTAGCTAGGAAATTAGGATGCAATAAAGTTGCTCTTGGGCATCACAGGGACGATTTGATGGAAACTTTGTTGCTCAATATTCTGTTTGAAGGAAAGATTTCCACCTTTTCACCCGTTACATACTTAAGCAGGATGGATTTAAATGTAATTAGACCTTTAATTTACACCAAGGAAGAAGATATAAAGGAATTTATAAATGCCAATAATATTATTTCTATTAAAAACCCATGTCAGATAGACGGACTGACAAAGCGGCAATATATAAAAAATCTTTTAGGAGAAATATCCAAGGATAACAAATACATAAAGGAAAATATTTTTGGAGCAATCCGCCGGTCTAAAATTGAAGGTTGGGATATATAA
- a CDS encoding glycosyltransferase family 2 protein, with amino-acid sequence MLSQINSLIFHTTQLIQVIIFTAGCYFFGISIFGWLYRKTYKNKDFFPNKKFALIVAAHNEEKVITHIIDSLFKQNYPKNLFDVFVIADNCTDKTAEIAEKHGAIVYRRFNSTLRGKGHALEWMFERIFEMDKKYDAICVFDADNLVSSNFLLEMNKQLCRGHKVIQGYIDSKNPYDSWITCSYSIAFWLSNRIFQLPRYYLGLSCGLCGTGFCIDIDVLKKIGWGATCLTEDLEFTMKLVLKDMKVAWAHNAVVYDEKPLTLKQSWNQRKRWMQGHADCTSRFLGPLFKKAFRNGDLISFDCAIYMFQPIRLIFIGLITIMMWIQIVFPESPFYTLKYLFPAEVWSIFVILQFLYGPIVILAEKKFNPKVLLGFLIYPFYCLTWIPITIQGFLTKNNKDWCHTLHTREISISDLEKA; translated from the coding sequence ATGTTATCACAAATAAATAGCCTGATTTTCCATACCACACAGCTAATACAGGTGATAATATTTACCGCAGGATGTTATTTTTTTGGAATATCCATTTTTGGCTGGCTGTACCGTAAAACATACAAGAATAAAGATTTTTTTCCGAATAAAAAATTTGCATTGATTGTAGCTGCCCACAATGAAGAAAAAGTAATAACGCACATAATAGACAGCCTTTTTAAGCAGAATTATCCTAAAAATTTATTTGATGTTTTTGTCATTGCTGACAACTGTACCGATAAAACAGCGGAAATAGCGGAAAAACACGGTGCCATTGTGTACAGGAGATTTAATAGTACCCTTAGGGGAAAAGGGCATGCATTAGAGTGGATGTTTGAAAGAATATTTGAAATGGACAAAAAATATGATGCCATCTGTGTCTTTGATGCAGACAACCTTGTTTCATCTAATTTTTTGCTGGAAATGAACAAACAGCTTTGCAGGGGACATAAAGTTATACAAGGGTATATAGACAGCAAAAACCCTTATGATTCATGGATAACTTGCTCATACTCCATTGCTTTCTGGCTGTCCAACAGAATATTCCAGCTTCCCAGATATTATTTAGGATTAAGCTGCGGTCTTTGCGGTACAGGATTTTGTATAGATATTGATGTCCTGAAGAAAATAGGCTGGGGAGCTACATGCCTTACAGAAGATTTGGAATTTACAATGAAGCTTGTGCTAAAGGATATGAAAGTTGCATGGGCTCATAATGCAGTGGTATATGATGAAAAACCACTTACATTAAAACAATCCTGGAATCAGAGAAAAAGATGGATGCAGGGTCATGCTGACTGCACAAGCAGGTTTTTAGGACCCCTTTTTAAAAAAGCTTTTAGAAACGGCGATCTTATATCCTTTGACTGTGCCATATATATGTTCCAGCCTATAAGGTTAATATTTATAGGCCTTATTACAATAATGATGTGGATACAAATAGTTTTTCCCGAATCTCCTTTTTATACTTTAAAGTATCTGTTTCCAGCAGAAGTCTGGTCGATATTTGTCATACTACAGTTTTTATACGGACCTATTGTAATTTTAGCTGAAAAGAAATTTAACCCGAAAGTGCTGTTAGGATTTTTGATTTACCCATTTTACTGCCTTACTTGGATTCCAATTACCATACAGGGCTTTTTGACTAAAAACAATAAAGACTGGTGCCACACTCTCCATACAAGGGAAATCAGCATCAGCGACTTAGAAAAGGCTTAA